tccgaaaagttagaggtgcgtgcccgggatcgaacccccgaccccctaTCACAGCTTGCTACGTAATACCACgcaaatgacagagacgaatACCCCTGtggacgttaaccattttgagtcaccaacctaGTCACAAACGGAAcaatgttttcgaattgaatttcgaatgtttttttgaaaacatggatagagttttttatttttttttattcagatacaagttagcccttgactgcaatctcaccaggtggtaagtgatgatgcagtctaagatggtagcgggctaatcTGAAAGATGAATGGCAGTTTTTAcaaaacccatgcccctttggtatctacacggcatcgtaccggaacgctaaattgcttggtgacacggctttgccggtagggtggtaattagccacggccgaagcctcccaccagaccagaccagaaatttagaaattataaaattccaaacccctgccaggaattgaacccgggacctcccactaataagaccacagtgcttcccactgcgccacggaggtcgtcaaaaaaatGAGTTTAGGATGTAAACCTAAACGTTTTCAGAAAATacatcaaattaaattaattacttaacttCTTTGTTCTAGGTGTGATCTGGGAAACAAATAATGCTTTCCCAGGCGCGGGGAAGTTCTTCGAGCTGATGAAGAGGCTGGGGAAGACAGTGCACTTCGTCTCCAATAATAGTTTAAGGAGTAGAGAGAACTATGAAGCGAAGTTCAAATCCGCTGATATTGATGATGGGTTTGTGAGTATCTAACTATTTGCCTCGGCCATACAGCCCGCGACCGCGTCCGCATGGACTGcacaaaaattacaaatccctgttccccctttagggattgaattttcaaaaatcctttcttatcctgcaaaatgtctaaaaaatacgggtgtagtatggaaccctcggtgcgcgagtctgactcgcacctggCCGGTTATTTCAAttgctaatattttaaaaactatctACTTCATGAGTATCTTATATATTATCTGTTTCTCAATATAAGTTTCAGTATGTAAAGAGAAGTAAATCATTAATGGACATTTAACCAcatcttggcgggggcactgccgtgccccctgatagaaatagtgtttatttgctagaatggggtacaatttggtctttaatctattttgttctaacacattcaaccaataactttgtgtgcaaattgttctattacattatcatagaaaaatgtgaaaatttacaaTCAATAGGTAACATCAATCAATAATATCCTCAATAACCTCACatacttaacttatttatatataaattcaTCTATCTAGGTAAGTAATGTCAACAGTATGATTtgatttaagtataaaaacGCATGTCGATGGcaaaaaattgtttatattgATTAACCGAAATAAAGATCATCTCTAAAAAAATCCTGTCAAAATTACCCCAAGTCACCTTACCTGCATTACGTAGATATAGGTGTATATAGTAAATAGGCTATAATACAATTTTCACATAATTCATTGAACCTCTTGTACCACTGAACCCTTCTTTTCTGTTACGTAGGACATATTTCTCATACAGAACATAATATTTGTgccaacaaacaaataagttAGACCAGGTAGgcaatgtatgtacctacttagtgatgtaacgaatattcgcattcgcattcgcggatattcccatatttttgcataagtattcgcattcgcattctacgaaattactgcgaatgttttgtgaatataaaaaaaatgttgatgtaatagttggttaataaaacaaaatccattcaTTTCTTATATAAcaaaaagtaacttaacctcgtaatcacattgtcagtctttatcatttggtaacgggactgccACCAACGACGTAACCAAGTCATAaacaaatggcgccaaatttaaacaaaagctgaatattcgcattcgcgaatGTTGGCAGCATATTATGTGcaaaatatgacattcgttacatcactagtacctacctccttagaagaaataaaagagttccaaATAGGAATATGAACATTGATTGATGGAAGCTTTCTATTGAAGATAAGAAAAATGTAagcataataaatattattatttgtatagtCTTTGTGTACTTTGATTACCAAATCACCTATACCAGCATAAGCTCATTGTACgagaaaacataataatatattgatacaattttcttagaagatgaaaataaataatctccCCTGATTGTTATATAAAATAGGGCATTTATTAGGTTCATTATATCATTCGTCAGTTTCGTAATATAGTTTTACCATTATTTGGTTACTTATTCAATTATTTAAGTGATACTTGACATCCTatcaaacaaataataattaaagcctcaatagctcaacgggtaaaggaatggacagaaaaccgaaaggtcgacggttcaaaccccgcccgttgcactatctactcctagcacaagcttgacgcttagttggagaggaaaggggaatattagtcatttaacatggctaatattcattcttaaaaaaaactgaccgagtgcgagtcagactcgcgcaccgagggttccgtattacagtcgtattattttcgacattttgtacgataaatcaaaaactatattatgcataaaaataaataaaaatctgttttagaatgtactagtgaagccctttcatatgatatcccacttggtatagttatctaactttgaaatttaaaaataattattatttttgcatgaacacattttaattttcttttgtaatgtaaccaaaaattcacggtttgcggattttttccttttggtatataagagctacctaccagccaaatttcatgattatatgtcaacgtgaagtaccccataggttttcttgacagacaccaaCTAACATTTGGAAACGTTGCTCCACAAATGTTAAATGCGGTGTGGATGCACCGTAAGaagtgaggtacggaaccctaaaaatatccaGCGGTTGACGCTAATGATGAGTCAGTTAGCCAGATAATTCTTTTACTTAATAACTACAATATTAGTAgacttattaaatttttcttcGCAGGAGCACCTCACGATACCATCCACAGCAATTGCCGAGTACCTCAAATCAGTGAACTTCGACAAAACAGTATACTGCGTGGCTTGCCCTGAAACTGTCGTAGTTCTGAAGTCATATGGACTCAAATGCAAAGAGGGGGTaagatattattaatatactaggtgattcgtccgcgtgagtttcggttggatttaggtttttaaaaatcccgagggaactcttattttccgggataaaaagtagcctaagtcactctccaggtctttattttttattttatttttttatttttttattttattttattttatttgactaaccaacaacatttacacatacacaagtatttacatacaaaaggatttataactaaaggacacatagcataaacgttaacaactggctagtacaaaagatttaggtacaatgatgttatgactttaaaaggcagtaaagtaaagcaaaatgtaataaggaattagcacgttaaatcggttaagtctcattacaaactgattaattagctccctttcgtagggagataatgacgttacgacgaaagcaggttgtcgtagaattaaaaatatttagctgtcgATCTTTCTGATGAAGCGTATTAAATTGATGACAGATGCGATTGAGgaatatatacccatgcaaaaaacacgtcaatccgttgcactattgtaacgtgattgaaggacaaaccaacaaacatcggtccgcgtggaccacacaaatttcgaaaccctattttacccccttaggggttgaattttcaaaaatcctttcttagcggatgcctacgtcataatagctatgtgcatgcctaTGTGCataatttcagcctaatccatccagtagtttgagctgtgcgtttatagatcagtcagtcagtcagtcaccttttccttttatatatttagaatatggGTAGGTAAGGTATTTATATTGCCTTTAACAGACGTTTTTTTTTCAGCCCGACGTTGGCACGTACTACTATGGCGACTACATTGACTACTTGACCGACGATGAAGAGATAGGTGCGGTGGTTTTCGACAGTGACTACAAAGTCAACTTGCCCAAGTTGTACAAAGCTATTACTTATCTCAGGAGGCCTGAAGTGCTGTTTATTAGCGGCGCTACTGACAAGTATGTGCCTTTGAAAGCTGGTGTCTTGACTTTAGGTAAGCAACCGAATATATTCTTAAGTACTTTTTAAAGtcaaaactttttaaagtaTTGAAACATGCTTATGAAAACAAGGTATATCCGAGACCCTGGCTGGGCGGCCCATATGCCATTAGAAatttcattttgtttaattcagatacaagttagcccatgactgctatctcacctggtggtaagtggtatgacagttttttatcaaacccacacccctttggtttctccaCGGCACGTACCGGAATGGcatggcacggctttgccggtagggtggtaactagccacggccgaagcctcccaccagaccagaaatttagaaattataaaattccaaaccccagcCGGGAagcgaacccggaacctcccactaataagacaacagcacTTACCATTGCGCCAATTGCCCACCTTCCATTACCGTCATCTGGCTCTTgtcatcctaatcctaatcctactaagtaatattataaactagatgatgcccgcgacttcgtccgctttaGCTTTAgctggatttagctttttaaaaatcgctccacacacccgcacgtcactggcgctatcccgcaacgggctagcgcggggctatgcgggtgtgcgccgtgcgcggcgtccccaccccgtttgccatagcgacctgtcgcgcactataaaCGCGAGCAAAGCGAGGGCGAAATTACCAAACtacgtttcgaagaaggcacgcgatgacgatgatgataatgatgaactaCCTACTAATCGTAGATATTTTTGTTGCAGGCACGGGATTGTTTACTGAAATAGCCAGTCAGGAATCAAATCGCGAACCGATATTGCTGGGCAAGCCGGGGAAGACGTTCGGGGATTTCGCTATGAAGCGAGCTGATGTCTCAGACCCAAGCCGAGTGCTATTTATTGGGGACATGTAAGtcacagtgcgtgttgccagtgatgacatatggatccgagacatggtcgctaactatgggcctcataagaaagctcagagtcactcagcgggcgatggagagagctatgcttggagtttctctacgtgatcaaaggagatccgtaggagaactagagtagaAGCTGAAGTTgatcctaaggtgctggaatggcgacctcacaccggaagacgcagcgtttgaTCAGTCACTATcagcatgatcaacccatcgccggcttactgcagagcacggctctcctctcagagtgagaagggtttgaccatagtctaccatgctggccatgtgcggattggtagacacacctttgagtacattatggagaactctcaggcatgcaggtttcctcacaatgtttaccttcaccgttaaagcaagtaactccgacaagttagcggtgtgtgcccgggatcgaatcaccgacctccgattagaaggcggacgtctactactactactaagcTACTGTAAGCTACTGGTTCCAAGCACGGCGTTTTCTTGGCTTttcctaattaataaataaaatgctgAAACGTAAAATTGATTTTTGTTCACAGGATTGAACAAGACGTAGGATTAGGCAGAGCGACTGGCTTCAAGACGCTTCTAGTCTTAACCAACAAAACAAAGGAGGAAATGATGTCTCACGAAACACTGAAACCTGATTACTATGCTGATTCGCTTGGCAGTATAGTGCCTATCCTAGAACCTATAGCTAAATAGATAGTCAGTTAACAAAATCAGAAGCATTTAGTTCCTGCTCTACATAATTAGTAGCTTTAAGTAGTATGAAAATTGATGTTGTAGTTTGTTAGAAATCCTCCATACTTgctaatataaatgcaaaagtgtgtctgtctgtctatctatctgtctgtctgctagcctttcacggcctaacagatTAACTGAtctcgatgaaatttggtacaaagttagcttacatcccgggcacggaaataggctactgtttatcccggaaaatcaaagagttcccacgggattttcataggcccatccgtttaactgatttacatgaaatttggtacagcggtagcttacgtcccggaaaTTAACATAGTTGTCAATGTTAATTTCCGGGAcgttttatcccgcaaaatcaagaTTGTGTTGTACTGTACGTGGTGGAGATAGAAGTAAATTTGCTATGTTTTTTATAGAATTCGCTTTGATTCGCTGCTAGTATAAATCTACCCTAAGGTGTGCCAGTTTACAAATGTTTGTATGCCGCCTGATACTATCTtctcttctctatatataaaaatgaatcgctgaatgtgttgctgatcgcaaatctcgagaacagctgaaccgatttcgctaattcttttttcataatatacctaccttaaagtacggggatggttcttacggagagaaaaatgtaaaaaaaacctgaaaaagaatctactgttaggcggtacgaagttcgccggggcagctagtttttaatagaaatagacacggattttattcaagtaagctTTTAAAAGGGGCTTTTGAATATTCAAGTAAACTATACAATGCCGGTCCGTTTTAGGTTCAtttcaatattcaaattttaattgtgcttcaataaatatttaaatactcgCCGAAAAATAATGTGAAAAGTGTTACTATAAATGTTACTGTAAATGGAATTCACTGATACAGAATCTACTACTTACTACTAATGGACCAATTAGAAGAAATGAGTTTGTACTTATCAATTTAAAACCTAACTCCTCTTAGTTTCaaatttttttgcaaaactacttacctactacggGTTTTGTAATTTAAGTTCTAAGAACATGagctatgtacctacatagaaataaaaattaagaaagttaatttttgtttcctatgtaggtacataattattaataataatataagacaTACCTAATAGACAgttcattttgtttttataatttattatattatattatatttattgagtacttatctaattattacaTTCTGTATTTCCAGAGTTAAACatcgaataataaaaatattcccAGTAacgaaaaacatttttttatta
The Maniola hyperantus chromosome 11, iAphHyp1.2, whole genome shotgun sequence DNA segment above includes these coding regions:
- the LOC117986238 gene encoding uncharacterized protein, whose translation is MEPVSLLGLNETEIKEFLSSFDHVFSDCDGVIWETNNAFPGAGKFFELMKRLGKTVHFVSNNSLRSRENYEAKFKSADIDDGFEHLTIPSTAIAEYLKSVNFDKTVYCVACPETVVVLKSYGLKCKEGPDVGTYYYGDYIDYLTDDEEIGAVVFDSDYKVNLPKLYKAITYLRRPEVLFISGATDKYVPLKAGVLTLGTGLFTEIASQESNREPILLGKPGKTFGDFAMKRADVSDPSRVLFIGDMIEQDVGLGRATGFKTLLVLTNKTKEEMMSHETLKPDYYADSLGSIVPILEPIAK